Within Pseudomonas tructae, the genomic segment CCGCGCCGGCTCAGCGCGGGGTTTACAGGCAGGCTTGTAGTCATTGTTATCAGGCCCGTAGGTGGTTGTTCAGCGAATGAACAGCTTGTACACCAGCTTGAGCAGCGACTTGCCGTAGGGCGGGTAGATCAGGCGCGCGGCATTCAAGCGCTGCTTGGCGAACACCGCCTTGGCCTTGCTGAAGGTCAGGAAGCCTTCATGGCCGTGATAGTGGCCCATGCCCGACGGGCCGATACCGCCGAACGGCAGATCGTCCTGGGCGACATGCAGCAGGGTGTCGTTGAGGCACACACCGCCAGAGTGGGTGTGTTCAAGCACGTGCTGCTGCTCGCTGCGCTCGTAGCCAAAGTAATAAAGGGCCAGTGGGCGCGGACGTTGATTGATGTAGGTCAGCGCCTGATCGAGGGAGTCGTAGGGCACCAGCGGCAGCAGCGGGCCAAAGATCTCGTCCTGCATCACGCGCATGTCGTCACTGACCTTGAGCAGCAGGTGCGGCGGCAGACGCCGGCCCTGACGCGGCTCTTGCGGATACAGGTCAATGATTTCGGCGCCCTTGCTGCGGGCATCGTCGAGGTAGCTCTGCAGCCGGGCCAGGTGGCGCGGGTTGATGATTGCGCTGTAGTCGGGGTTGTCGGCCAGGGTCGGATAAAAGCGCCGGACCACGCTTTGGTAGGCATTGGCGAAGTCATCCAGGCGCTCGCGCGGTACCAGCACGTAGTCAGGCGCCACGCAGGTCTGGCCGGCATTGAGGGTCTTGCCGAAGGCGATGCGTTCGGCCGCGTCGGCCAGTGGCACGCTGGCAGAGACGATCGCCGGAGACTTGCCGCCCAGTTCCAGGGTCACCGGGGTCAGGTTTTCTGCTGCGGCCAGCATCACCTGGCGGCCGACGCTGGTGGCCCCGGTGAACAGCAGGTGATCGAACGGCAGGCGCGAGAAAGCCTGGGCAACGTCGGCTTCGCCCAGTACCACGCTGACCAGGTCCTCAGGGAAGACCTGGCCGAGCAATTGCTTGAGCAACTGGCCGGTGGCTGGCGTGGCCTCACTGAGCTTGAGCATCACCCGATTGCCCGCAGCCAGAGCGCAGGTCAGCGGACCAATGGCGAGAAACAGCGGGTAGTTCCACGGCACGATGATGCCGACCACGCCCAGCGGTTGGTATTGCACCTGCGCGCTAGCCGGCTGGAAAGCCAGGCCGACCGTGCGTTTCGAGGCTTTCATCCACTGTTTGAGGTGCTTTTCGGCATGGCGCAGGCCTTGAATGCTCGGCATCAGTTCAGCCAGCAGGGTTTCGTCGGCGCTGCGCCCGCTGAAGTCCTTGTTGATGGCGGCGATCAAGCCCTGCTGCTGGGCGAGCAGCGCACTGCGCAAACTCTTGAGCCATTGCAGGCGTTGCGCGACCAGCGGCATCGGGTTACCGGCAAAAGCCTGACGCTGGCGGGCAAACAGGCCATTGAGGTCGTCGAACTCGGTGAGCGGCAAGGGGCGGGTAGCGTCGGCGAGCATGCGAAACTCCACGGCAAGGCAGGGTTTATAGAGCATATACTCTAATATCGGTCCCGTGCGACTGTTTTTCACAGTGCCTGCGGGTACATACCGGTGTGGATACACCGTAAGATGGACCCATTCATTCAAGCTCAACACCTGGAGCTGATCATGGCCCCGCGTATCAAGACCCGCGAGCGCATCGTGCAGAACAGCCTTGAGCTGTTCAACCAGCAAGGCGAGCGCAGTGTCAGCACCAACCACATTGCCGCGCACATGGAGATATCGCCCGGCAACCTGTACTACCACTTCGCCAACAAGCAGGAAATCATCGCCGTGCTCTTCACCCAGTATGAAGAGCTGGTGGAAAGCTTCCTGCGCCCGCCCCATGGCCGCCTGGCCACGGTCGAGGACAAGCGTTTTTACCTCAAGGCCCTGCTGGCGGCGATGTGGAACTACCGCTTTTTGCACCGCGACCTTGAGCACCTGCTCGACAGCGACAAGGAACTGGCCGCCCGCTACCGGCGTTTTTCCCAGCGCTGCCTGCTGCAAGGCCAGGCGATCTACCGCGGCTTTGTCGAGGCCGATATCGTTGAAATGGACGAGGTGCAGATCGAGTCGTTGACCCTCAATGCCTGGATCGTGCTGACCTCATGGGTTCGTTTTCTTTGCACCACTCGCGAAAATTCCGCGCACTTGAGTGAAGAAGCCTTCAAGCGCGGTGTCTATCAGGTATTGGTGCTGGAGCTTGGCTTCGTCACCGCCAAGGCCCGCCCTGCGGTGGATGCCTTGTGCCAGGAGTTCTACGTTTCGCTTAACCAGGCACTGGAGCAATAAGGCCCGGGCCTTAACCGTTCAATCGTTCAGGAGACTGTCATGCCCCTCGCGCAACTGATCACCGCCCAGCAATTGGCCGAACGCCTGGAGGCGCCCAAGCAGGTGATTCTCGATTGCCGCTTTGCCCTGGAGGACGTCGATTATGGTCAGCGCAGCTACGCCGAGGGGCATATCGCCGGTGCGCATTTTGCCGACCTGGAGCGCGATCTGAGTGGGCCGATCATCAAGGGCGTGACCGGGCGGCATCCGTTGCCGGCTGCGGAGCATCTGATCGAGCGGTTGCGCGCCTGGGGCATCGACAACGACAGTGAGATCGTACTGTACGACGATGGCCCGGGCGCCTTCGCCGCCCGAGCCTGGTGGCTGCTGGCCTGGCTGGGCAAGCGCAGCGACGTTGCGATCCTCGATGGCGGCCTCAAGGCCTGGCACGCGGCCGGGCTGCCGCTGAGCCTCGACCCGCCTGGTAAACGCGAAGGCAG encodes:
- a CDS encoding coniferyl aldehyde dehydrogenase, yielding MLADATRPLPLTEFDDLNGLFARQRQAFAGNPMPLVAQRLQWLKSLRSALLAQQQGLIAAINKDFSGRSADETLLAELMPSIQGLRHAEKHLKQWMKASKRTVGLAFQPASAQVQYQPLGVVGIIVPWNYPLFLAIGPLTCALAAGNRVMLKLSEATPATGQLLKQLLGQVFPEDLVSVVLGEADVAQAFSRLPFDHLLFTGATSVGRQVMLAAAENLTPVTLELGGKSPAIVSASVPLADAAERIAFGKTLNAGQTCVAPDYVLVPRERLDDFANAYQSVVRRFYPTLADNPDYSAIINPRHLARLQSYLDDARSKGAEIIDLYPQEPRQGRRLPPHLLLKVSDDMRVMQDEIFGPLLPLVPYDSLDQALTYINQRPRPLALYYFGYERSEQQHVLEHTHSGGVCLNDTLLHVAQDDLPFGGIGPSGMGHYHGHEGFLTFSKAKAVFAKQRLNAARLIYPPYGKSLLKLVYKLFIR
- a CDS encoding TetR/AcrR family transcriptional regulator, whose protein sequence is MAPRIKTRERIVQNSLELFNQQGERSVSTNHIAAHMEISPGNLYYHFANKQEIIAVLFTQYEELVESFLRPPHGRLATVEDKRFYLKALLAAMWNYRFLHRDLEHLLDSDKELAARYRRFSQRCLLQGQAIYRGFVEADIVEMDEVQIESLTLNAWIVLTSWVRFLCTTRENSAHLSEEAFKRGVYQVLVLELGFVTAKARPAVDALCQEFYVSLNQALEQ
- a CDS encoding sulfurtransferase — encoded protein: MPLAQLITAQQLAERLEAPKQVILDCRFALEDVDYGQRSYAEGHIAGAHFADLERDLSGPIIKGVTGRHPLPAAEHLIERLRAWGIDNDSEIVLYDDGPGAFAARAWWLLAWLGKRSDVAILDGGLKAWHAAGLPLSLDPPGKREGSFSGEPDDSLVLDATQLGERLGEPELTLIDARGLPRFRGEVEPIDPVAGHIPGAQCAAFTDNLGADGRFLPAEQLKQRFAQKLAQRSPEHLVAYCGSGVTACHNLFALALAGYPLGKLYAGSWSEWITDPTRKVATGD